TTTGCCCAAATAGGTTTACCAGCAGCGATGGGTTGAGTATACCAAGATTCCTTAAAATTGTTCCAATCCCACCGAGCATTAACCTGAGTTCGATTTCCTTGATTATCTGTGGCGTATGTGGAAATATTATTGGGAAGCTTGGCAGTCCAATCATCAATGGTGATCGTCTTACCGTCATAACGAGCGGCTCCAAGACCCTCACCTGTCGTTAGCCCAATACCAATATAAGTCAGGTCAGAGGCGTGCATCTGATCCCAGAAATACTTGCCAACGGTTTGGCGATCGCGTACATCTAATATTCCCCTATGAATAGCATCTGCATTGATCTGATTAAGGGTTTGCGGAATGGAAAGATAAGACTTCAAATGTTCATCCACTACCTCGCTCGTGCGATCTATCAACTGTTCTACTAGGTCGTTCACTGTTCTTTGTCCATTTTTAAACGACAAATAACCCACTAGACTGACCGCTCCAAAAATTTGGATCAGGAAGGGAACAACAAGAACAATCTGTAATGGGAACGCTTTACCTTTGTTGTTGTGAGTCTTCATTGCTGGAAGCTGAAAGTTATGCTAATTTGATTTGCTTCTATAGTTCCCAATATGTCCACATACTCACCTTTGTTTAGTTTTTTAGTCTAGTCAAAGGTAGCTCTAGAGTATGTTGTCACAAAGCGCAACCCACTATAATATCAAATATCCCAAAGTTCTCACAAAAGCTGAACCTCACCACCAGCCCAATCTCAAGGCTAAATATCGTGCTGGATCAGTTGATAGAGTAGTCAAGTTTGATTGGCGATCGCAGTTACAAGCATAATGCCTATACATTGCTTGTTTTTTACAGGCTTTTTCATTTATTTAAACCACAATTATAAAAAATTTTGTAATTAACCGGATTATATTGATTTATCCAGAAAAATAGCTCATATACGTAACTTGTTGGTTTCGCTGAACTGTATTGAGGTATAAAATAAATTTTTATGACAACCCAAGTTTTTCGCGGCATTACCTACACTGAACAAGTCATTCAAGAGAGTAATCAAAGAGTTTGCGGTACTGCTAATCCAGACTGGTTTGTTGTAGAAGGCAACAACAATGTTGTGAATACACGAGATGGCAATGATGTTGTTTTACTAGCAAGAGAAATAGACTTAATCTATCTATCTACTACTTTTAATGGAGAGGTATTGCAAACTAGTCCTCTATCCTCTAATCCTGATGGGATTAGTGCGAACGTTGATACTGGAGGAGGAGATGATTATGTCAGTTTGGGATCTGGCAATTACAAAATTCATTTAGGCAGTGGAAATAACTTTTTAGACGATTACGGTGGAAACTATTTATTCGATGCTGATGGTACTAATATTATTGGCTTAGGGACAATTCCAAAAGTGATTGCCTCAGCCGGAGCAGGTGACGATATTTTCTATTTAGGTGGATTTGCCAACCGAAACATTGATGCAGGAAAAGGTAACAACTTAATTCTTTTGGGAAGCGGAGATGCCAACATTAAAACAGGCTCAGGAAATGACATTATAACCAGTGAACTTTCAATAGCAACTTATATTTTTTTCGCCACTGGTTTGCCATTGTATAACCAAACTATAAATGCTGGAGATGGTGACAATCAGATTGCTGTTGCTCCCTATGGCGAAACCACAGTTAAAACCGGCTGCGGCGAGGATTTTATTCTTGCTTATGGAATCCCTGGCTCAAGTGATACAAAAATTTTTACAGGTAATGGCAATGACACAATTATTACAATTGATACGAACAGCACTATTAAGTCTGGCTCAGGTGATGATTTAATTTTTGCTGGTTCAGGTGATGACACTATCCTTGTGGGAAATGGAAATGATTTAGTAAATCTGCGAGGAGGAACGGTTTCTCTACCTGACCCTTTAAGTAGGGATACAAACCTGTTTGGTTCATCTGTTGAGGTGATAGGTGGGGGAAATGATACAGTTTACTTGGGTCAAGGAAGAGATACAGTAATTCTGGGAAGCATTGGCTTTGCAACTATTTATGGCTTTGATTGCAACGATCGCTTAGATGTCACCGGCTTAAACGCTAGCTTTACCCGGATAGGACATGACACGTTGATTAATTCATCGGGTAGTTCTTTGGGAGTTCTCAAAGGATATACAGGTTCAGTGCATTTAGCGTAATTAAGAACGCGATCGCTTAACTGTATAAACAAGACTTACGCACTAAAAACTTGAAACCTAAATCCCCCTCACCCTTTAAAAAGAAGGAGTTGGGGAATTTTTTTGTATGTAATATTATGTAACGTATCAATCCATGCGATCGCCTTTATTTTTCTAATGCCCATGATTGATATAACTTTACAACTCGTGTACTTCATCCTGATTAAAATGAAAATCGCCATAATCTAAGTACACCTATCGTAGACATTACTAAATTTGCTTTTTAAAATGTAGTTCCATAAGTTAAATTTTTAAACTGGGACTAAAATATGCAGCAATTCAAAGTTACATCAGATAGTTTAAATATACGTTCAGCACCTATTGTTGACGATACCAATCGAATTGGGGTTCTTCCAAAATCACAAATTGTATCTAAAATCGAAAATTTGGATGATAACAAGTGGTTAAAGGTTGCAACTATTCTCGAAGGAAAAATTTTAGAAGGTTTTGTATCTCAAAAATTTATTAGTCCAATCACAACCTTTTCTATTAATACTCTTATGAAAATTGGTGGAGTTTCTATTCAACAAGCAGATGGAGAATCTGCCATTTTTTATGAAGCAGGTATGAGCATCAATGCTGATGGTGCGCCTAATGCTTATCACCCAGCAGATACAGGAATTGATTTTTTGGCAAATGCTGGGAATCCAGGTAACTGGTGGGCAATAGTTGTCAATAAAGATGGTAATCCATTTATTCAAAGCAGTACAGATCCATATCCTGGATACTATATTTCTACAACTGCATTATCCGATTCTGGATTTGTTAAACAAGATCCACGCAGATATGTTGATTCAACCAAGATCCCATATATTGTTCTTCCGGGAAATAGTGATTTTAAAAAGCTTATAGGCATTAAATTAGGGGATTTTGCAGTTGTTTACAACACTAATAACGAAAAACTCGCTTTTGCAATTTATGCTGATATTGGGCCTAAGAACCAGATAGGGGAGGGTTCAATAGCTTTGTCTCAGGCTCTTGGAAACGATCCATTAGTGCGCTCAAGAGTCAGACAAGGAATTCCCAAGGGCATTGTTTATGTTGTTTTTCCAGGCTCTGGGAATGGACAGCCAAGAATAATTTCAGAAATAGAAGCTGAAACTAAACGGCTTTTTGAAATATGGGGTGGAATAGAACGAATAAAGTCTCTATAAAAGTGTACTTGATGGAAAATCTAAGAGAATCTGCTTGCGGTAGAGATGTAGCACTGCTACGTCTCTTTTTTAAAGAGCGATGTCTACGACAAACTGCTTCTCTACATTGCTAACTAAATTTGACTTTATCTATATTTTTGGGCTGCAATGACCAGTTATGATTATCGTGATGGTAGTGCGATCGCAAAACATAGTCCCTAAAGGGAGCAATCCAAACAACTACTAGAAATTGCTAAAGCTCGGTTTTAGGTGAACCGAGCATGGATTGAAATTTTATTTGATGATCGTCATGACGCTTAGAGGATGTTTGAAAAGTTCTTAAACCTCGTCTACCTTGAGAACCATAGCGCAATTTAAGAAAGCAAAAGAATTTTACTTGCGAGTTAAATTAAGCAGTTCTTTGGGAGAAGCAAGTAAATCAATAGCCACGAAATAAATTTGACCTTGAGGATTGAGTAAAAATCGCCAAGCGATGTTCATCCCAACATTACCTCCAAACCAAGGAGTTTCGACTGTACCAGTAATTTTATGCTGTGTGTAACCATCTTCGATAGTTTCCGAAACACCTTTGGTTGGTTTCATCACTAACCCTTGTCCCTCATCTCTTAGGTAGGCAGTGATAGCTTCTCGGCCAACAATTGGTTTTTGGAAGGGTGGTTGCAGCGCACCGTTGTTAGCAAATAAAGCAACAGCAGCTTCAAAGTTATCTGCATTCATAGCTTCAATGTATTTCAGCACTGTTGGTTCTGTAACTCCCTCAATAGTAAATTGGGGACTTAAAGATGTACGTGGGAACTTAAAGTTTATTTGTGCTTGCTTTTTATCAGCCAGAGATGGATCAAACCCCATATTTACTACAGTATTGCGTAGTACAGTAATTTGCTGACTCTGATCGATTTTCTGAACAGCTTCTAGCACTGCTTTAACTTGAGTTGACATTTGATAGCCAACTGGCATCGGAGCGACAATACCCTCTTTCATCCACTCTCCTAACTGCCACCAAAATCCTAGCTTGGCGTTGACACCAAAATATGCATAAGAACGACTAATAGGAGTATCAGCATTACTCGCTAAATCTCTCATTAATTGCGTTTGTTCTTCATGAGACATCTGCTTAATTTCGTTGAAAATACCTTCCATTAATTGGAGATTTGCTTTTCCGGGAGCAGCTGGAGTAATTGTACGACCTAGTTCAGCGTAGGCATACCAGAGAAATGCCAATTGATCGTCAATGTTGAGTTCAGCAAACATTGCTGTAGTGGCTGGAACAGCATCTGCCACTTGAGTGCTAGAGAAAATGTTGCGTGCAGACTCGATAGTATAATTCATGCTTGTTACCTTAAAGATTTACCTGTTGAATAGTTACTTTCGGCTACATTTTGTAGCTTGGAAGATAAATCTAGGGCTTTTTTTTGAATGACATAATTATCCCTAGATATCTAAATCCAAATTATTATGATTCATTACTCTGGCATCATAGCTGGTAAACGTTAACAAAATACTAAGATTTATCTAATGAATATCATTGAATTAAATGTATATACTATTATTTTTTAAATTTATAGGTTTATATTTTTTTTGAGGAAAGTATCTCCCTCTAAAGTAAGATATTAATGATTTAAGATTGCTATAGCATCTATAGCAATCCTAAATCATTGGCGAAAATCCCTCTTTATTTTCTCTGCGTTCTCTACACCACTGTAGTAGCCAAGCGCAACCCAAAAAAGCCCCATAAATGTTGAGTTTCGTTCCTCAAACGCCACTTGCTTCTCCCTTGGCGCTAGCTTCTCACGAATGGGAGAAGGGAAGACGCGCAAGGGACACATGACATATATTTAATATTTGAACGAACAAATTAAGTACAGATCAAAGGGGTTTCTTGACTATTGCCTCTTGCCTTCTACGCAAATAATTATGGCTACGCTCCCGTGAGGGATACAAAAATCAAAGCGGATTGCTATATCTGGAATGTATTAAATAATTTATTATGCCTAAAATAATTAAATGAGCCGGGTAAAACAGATAAAACCATCTAGCTCGTTGGCCTTGTTTACCATTGAATTGAAAAACAATGAATCCTGCAAGAATTGCCCAATGTTGAAATATATTACCTATAAATAGAGTTACTAAAATAAAGTTAAAAATGCACCAGCAGAGCAACCATACCCTAGGCTTGAGTTTGTCAGTTAGAGACATCAAGAAAATTACTCCAATCCCATAAGCTCCATATTCAACACCCAAACTCTCGGCAACTGCTGCACTCAATCCAGTAATTATTAATTGCTGCCATAATTGTGAATAATGCCTTACTAAGCGTAACATCACAAGTCCAAGAACAAGCGTGTAGAGAATATTAAGTGATAAACTCTGGAAAACAACACTATAGATAGGCTGAGATATAATTGCTGTAATTAATAGTCTGCTCCCATAGCGGTATACATTTTGGGTATGTTTTTCACCTTTAGCCAAAAGCCATGCAAACAGGGGAAAACTCAATCGTCCAATAAAGTGCAAAATTCTGAACTCAGGCATTAGCAAATAGCACACATGATCCATAACCATGAATACTGCAGCTAAGATTTTAATGCTAAAAGCTGAAACTTTAATCACAACGTTACAGTTACCTTGGATTTATTGAGATAAAATTCCTAAAGTTTTACTTGGTTTAATATAGTAGTTATTCAAAATCCTGACAATTTGATAACATTAATAAAAAGGGCAATGTCTACGATGGGCTATTCCACATCGCCCTGTTCAGCATAAAATGCAGAAACACTATGGCAAAGCGTAAAAAAAGCAATCTTCAGTGGATAAAAGAGACGCTTGAATTAAAACCTGACCATCGTTGGGAATCTCCATCAGGTTACAAAATATTTGTAGCAGATCGAGGCGCTGTTCGCTTCAATGTTCCCCAAAGTTGGGTTTTAGAGCCACAAGACAAATCTTTCAAATTCCTCGATAAAAAACCACCTAACGATGATTGCTGTCTAGAAGTATCTTTCAATCGTCTACCACCCAACGACTGGAGTCAGTTTCCATTAAAATCCACATTGAAGAAAGTCCTGGAAGACGACAGTCGTAACATCATTTCCAAAGGAGAAATTGTTACCATCAAGCGCCAAACTGCCAGAATTGTCTGGACAGAGATGAAGTTCATTGATGTTCAAGAAGAACCACGGGAAGCTTTTTCGCGGACTTGCATTGGTTTAGGGTCGAATGTTCAATGCTTAATTACATTCGATTATTGGGCAGATCAAGCAGAACAATTAATACCTGTTTGGGATGAAGCGATGCGTAGTCTGACACTAGGATTATATATCCGTGACCCTATGACTGGTCTAGCTTTCCCAGACTAAGCCACAAGAATAAATCGTGAGCATCTATTAAATTGAGGCGTGTAGCTCAAAGTCTACGATGAGCTACTTATTTTTTGTCGAGTTGGGTCACATTAATAATACTCCTGCTTTCAACAATATAAGGAATGAGTCTAAATCCACTAACACAGTTAATTTCAGAACGAGGTTTTGACCGATTTCAATCAGGATTAAGATCGCGTTTCGCTGCTTATCACCTGAAATATACACTTACTTACTGTAAACCTAGTGATAATCCAGCTATGTGTCTTGACTTTGAGAGTTTATTACATCTCGGTAGAGTAACAGTTTGGGAGTCAGGAGCTTGTGAGATGGATATTCTTGAAATCTCAACTGGTAACAATGTTTTTTATGAAAGCCACCATTTCAACAACGAAAAGCAATTTCATCAAACCTATCTAAGACTGGTAATTTTTATGCGCGATATGTTGCGACTTAAGTCAGACAATATTTAAGGCTACACCTACAATTTCCAATATGCTAAATTTGGAGCGGGATAGTAACAAAGTTACAAAGCTATGGTTTAGGTTCTATATGCCTAACTGGTGCGCCAACTTCTGTTAGAAGCGTATACCGCCGAGTGCTTTAAACTATACCATCGTTTGATTAGCTCAGTTGGTAGAGCGATCGACTCATAATCGAAGGGTCACAGGTTCGACTCCTGTATCAAACCCCAGGAAGTTAGCTCACTGGTAGAGCAATCGACTCATAATCGATGTGTTGTAGGTTCGATTCCTATACTTTCACCCAACCCTGTCCGGGTCAAAAGACACTACCCTGTCACGGTAGCCAATATGGTACGGATCTTAACAGATTCCAGACCCCTCATTTTCTCAACTCTGCGGTGCAAGTTTTCTGCTATCGGTCATCACTCGTAAGGGTAATGTTCGGTAGCCACAGTCTAGGAGTAAGCGCAACTGCATTTCTTCCTAACTTGAGTATGTTCCTTCGTTTTCTACATCTAGTTTTTCTTAGAGATTCTAGATTGGCAACCGAACGGCATATTTGAGCGCAGTTCTCTTTTTGTAGATTGCCATTGAGCAGTCGAAGAAAAGCAACAGCAATCTTAATCCAGTTTTGGAGAAGCTTTTGCCCACGCCTA
The Nostoc punctiforme PCC 73102 genome window above contains:
- a CDS encoding glycoside hydrolase family 75 protein; the protein is MQQFKVTSDSLNIRSAPIVDDTNRIGVLPKSQIVSKIENLDDNKWLKVATILEGKILEGFVSQKFISPITTFSINTLMKIGGVSIQQADGESAIFYEAGMSINADGAPNAYHPADTGIDFLANAGNPGNWWAIVVNKDGNPFIQSSTDPYPGYYISTTALSDSGFVKQDPRRYVDSTKIPYIVLPGNSDFKKLIGIKLGDFAVVYNTNNEKLAFAIYADIGPKNQIGEGSIALSQALGNDPLVRSRVRQGIPKGIVYVVFPGSGNGQPRIISEIEAETKRLFEIWGGIERIKSL
- a CDS encoding calcium-binding protein, which encodes MTTQVFRGITYTEQVIQESNQRVCGTANPDWFVVEGNNNVVNTRDGNDVVLLAREIDLIYLSTTFNGEVLQTSPLSSNPDGISANVDTGGGDDYVSLGSGNYKIHLGSGNNFLDDYGGNYLFDADGTNIIGLGTIPKVIASAGAGDDIFYLGGFANRNIDAGKGNNLILLGSGDANIKTGSGNDIITSELSIATYIFFATGLPLYNQTINAGDGDNQIAVAPYGETTVKTGCGEDFILAYGIPGSSDTKIFTGNGNDTIITIDTNSTIKSGSGDDLIFAGSGDDTILVGNGNDLVNLRGGTVSLPDPLSRDTNLFGSSVEVIGGGNDTVYLGQGRDTVILGSIGFATIYGFDCNDRLDVTGLNASFTRIGHDTLINSSGSSLGVLKGYTGSVHLA
- a CDS encoding orange carotenoid protein N-terminal domain-containing protein; this encodes MNYTIESARNIFSSTQVADAVPATTAMFAELNIDDQLAFLWYAYAELGRTITPAAPGKANLQLMEGIFNEIKQMSHEEQTQLMRDLASNADTPISRSYAYFGVNAKLGFWWQLGEWMKEGIVAPMPVGYQMSTQVKAVLEAVQKIDQSQQITVLRNTVVNMGFDPSLADKKQAQINFKFPRTSLSPQFTIEGVTEPTVLKYIEAMNADNFEAAVALFANNGALQPPFQKPIVGREAITAYLRDEGQGLVMKPTKGVSETIEDGYTQHKITGTVETPWFGGNVGMNIAWRFLLNPQGQIYFVAIDLLASPKELLNLTRK
- a CDS encoding TraX family protein, which encodes MIKVSAFSIKILAAVFMVMDHVCYLLMPEFRILHFIGRLSFPLFAWLLAKGEKHTQNVYRYGSRLLITAIISQPIYSVVFQSLSLNILYTLVLGLVMLRLVRHYSQLWQQLIITGLSAAVAESLGVEYGAYGIGVIFLMSLTDKLKPRVWLLCWCIFNFILVTLFIGNIFQHWAILAGFIVFQFNGKQGQRARWFYLFYPAHLIILGIINYLIHSRYSNPL